A DNA window from Castanea sativa cultivar Marrone di Chiusa Pesio chromosome 7, ASM4071231v1 contains the following coding sequences:
- the LOC142642835 gene encoding plasma membrane-associated cation-binding protein 1 yields MGYWKSKVLPKIKKVFEKKDTKKSAAAAEACKSFDESKEHITKEFEEKKTELQPKVIEIYEASSVEIKALVKEPKEPGLKKHSVAVHKFIEELVKIEFPGSKPVSEASSKYGPALIPGPVFFVFEKVSTFIVTEEKAEPTPEAATTATEEREIVLEEEKKEEVVEKKEEEGKKEEVVEKIEEEKKEVVVEAEKAEPTATTT; encoded by the exons ATGGGTTATTGGAAATCAAAAGTTCTTCCAAAGATCAAGAAGGTTTTCGAGAAAAAGGATACCAAGAAatctgctgctgctgctgaggCTTGCAAGTCCTTCGACGAGTCTAAG GAGCATATTACTAAGGAGTTTGAAGAGAAGAAGACTGAGCTTCAGCCTAAAGTGATAGAAATATATGAGGCTTCCTCAGTAGAAATCAAG GCTTTGGTTAAGGAACCTAAGGAGCCAGGTTTGAAGAAGCACTCAGTTGCAGTTCACAAGTTCATAGAAGAGCTGGTGAAAAttg AGTTTCCAGGATCAAAACCAGTATCTGAAGCATCTTCAAAGTATGGTCCAGCATTGATTCCAGGCCcagttttctttgtttttgaaaaggtTTCAACTTTCATCGTCACAGAAGAGAAAGCTGAGCCAACCCCAGAAGCAGCAACAACAGCAACTGAAGAGAGGGAGATAGTActtgaagaagagaagaaagaagaggtggtagagaaaaaagaagaggaagggaagaaagaagaggtggtggagaaaatagaagaagagaaaaaagaagtggTGGTGGAGGCTGAGAAAGCTGAACCAACAGCAACTACAACCTGA